In a genomic window of Sporosarcina trichiuri:
- the pstB gene encoding phosphate ABC transporter ATP-binding protein PstB has translation MQAVTLRNPSVPAGAHVTAATGSGREYPKLSTDRLSVFYGSVQAVKEVSLTFRTNTVTALIGPSGCGKSTFLRALNRMNDSIPDCRTEGGVYYDGIQLNRPQVNLLEVRKRIGMVFQRPVPFAKSIYKNVAAGPIRHGERRRAELDRIVEDSLRKAALWDEVKDQLHSSALRLSGGQQQRLCIARALAMRPDVLLLDEPASALDPVSTAKIEELIGRLKQEITIIIVTHNMEQAKRISDETAYFYMGHMVEHGATEQLFNQPLDERTKQYVSGQIG, from the coding sequence ATGCAGGCAGTCACATTGAGGAACCCGTCAGTACCTGCAGGTGCGCATGTCACCGCAGCCACAGGTTCCGGACGGGAATACCCCAAGCTGTCAACGGACCGGCTGTCGGTCTTCTATGGAAGCGTCCAGGCAGTGAAGGAAGTCAGTCTGACGTTCCGGACAAACACGGTGACAGCGCTGATCGGACCATCAGGATGTGGGAAATCGACCTTCCTGCGGGCGCTGAACCGCATGAACGATAGCATTCCGGACTGCCGGACGGAAGGCGGCGTCTATTATGACGGCATCCAGCTGAACCGGCCGCAAGTGAATCTGCTGGAAGTCCGCAAACGGATCGGCATGGTGTTCCAGCGGCCGGTCCCCTTCGCTAAATCGATCTACAAGAACGTTGCTGCAGGTCCGATCCGCCATGGGGAAAGGCGCAGGGCGGAACTCGACAGGATCGTCGAAGACAGCCTGCGGAAAGCCGCCCTGTGGGATGAAGTGAAAGATCAGCTGCACAGTTCGGCGCTCCGTCTGTCAGGCGGTCAGCAGCAGCGCCTCTGTATCGCCCGGGCCCTCGCCATGCGCCCGGACGTGCTCCTTCTGGATGAACCGGCCTCCGCGCTCGATCCTGTATCGACTGCGAAGATCGAGGAGCTGATCGGCCGGCTGAAACAGGAGATCACCATCATCATCGTCACCCATAACATGGAGCAGGCGAAACGCATATCAGACGAAACCGCCTATTTCTACATGGGGCACATGGTCGAACACGGAGCCACGGAGCAGCTGTTCAATCAGCCGCTGGACGAACGGACGAAACAATACGTCTCGGGACAAATCGGATAG
- the pstB gene encoding phosphate ABC transporter ATP-binding protein PstB — translation MKTAAVPTYEPAIRTEQFRFFYGTNEALKGIDLTVEQKAITALIGPSGCGKSTFLRSLNRMNDLIPGTRTSGSIWIGGEDITKRTEDTVALRKKVGMVFQHANPFPFSIYDNIAYGPRIHGTFRKSELDEIAESCLQSAALWEEVKDDLKKPAASLSGGQQQRLMIARALAVEPEILLMDEPTSALDPVSGARIEQLIKSLKERFTIILVTHNMQQAQRISDRTAFFLNGEVKETGETKRVFSNPQFSETADYIAGKFG, via the coding sequence ATGAAGACAGCTGCCGTGCCCACATACGAACCGGCAATCCGGACAGAACAGTTCCGATTTTTCTATGGAACGAACGAAGCGCTGAAAGGGATCGATCTGACTGTCGAACAGAAGGCGATCACCGCCCTGATCGGTCCGTCGGGCTGCGGGAAGTCGACATTCCTCCGCTCACTGAACCGCATGAACGACCTGATTCCTGGAACAAGGACATCCGGTTCCATCTGGATCGGCGGTGAGGACATCACGAAACGCACGGAAGATACGGTCGCCCTCCGGAAGAAAGTCGGGATGGTCTTCCAGCATGCGAATCCTTTCCCGTTTTCCATCTACGACAACATTGCATACGGGCCGCGTATCCATGGAACGTTCAGGAAATCCGAACTGGACGAGATCGCGGAATCATGTCTGCAGTCCGCTGCCCTTTGGGAGGAAGTGAAAGATGATCTGAAGAAGCCGGCAGCCAGCCTGTCAGGAGGTCAGCAGCAGCGGCTGATGATCGCCCGTGCGCTTGCAGTGGAGCCGGAAATCCTGCTGATGGATGAACCGACATCCGCGCTCGATCCGGTCTCCGGCGCACGGATCGAACAGCTCATCAAGTCCTTGAAAGAGCGGTTCACGATCATCCTTGTCACACACAACATGCAGCAGGCACAAAGGATTTCGGACCGGACAGCCTTCTTCCTGAACGGGGAAGTGAAGGAGACAGGGGAGACGAAGAGGGTGTTCAGCAACCCCCAGTTTTCGGAGACAGCCGACTATATTGCAGGGAAGTTCGGCTGA
- a CDS encoding YqcI/YcgG family protein: MIDTKQALLTKEDLTTRTDLPEWLIREYSTFHETVTDKTFPCYFGMNGERKGELRYAYITQDDWSNLPQALTEFLALFDNPKHKRHGLFVFVEPFETEGTLDEYRKQFWDILQYLHDEDEIEWPADSPRDPDHHLWDFRFHGEPIFAFGNTPAYKQRKTRDLGNAMVIGFQPRKIFKGLTGTEKGGIMSREKVRERVEAWDHLPKHPDISHFGDPDHNEWKQFFIGDDSEPIQGKCPFTHKEMK; this comes from the coding sequence GTGATAGATACGAAACAGGCATTGCTGACGAAAGAAGACCTGACAACAAGAACGGATCTGCCTGAATGGCTGATCCGCGAATATTCGACATTCCATGAAACGGTTACGGATAAAACGTTCCCGTGCTATTTCGGTATGAACGGCGAACGGAAAGGTGAGCTCCGCTACGCCTACATCACCCAGGATGACTGGAGTAATCTCCCGCAGGCGCTGACAGAATTCCTCGCACTGTTCGACAATCCGAAACATAAGCGGCACGGCTTGTTCGTCTTTGTGGAACCATTTGAAACGGAAGGGACACTGGATGAATACCGGAAGCAGTTCTGGGACATTCTTCAATATCTGCACGATGAGGACGAGATCGAATGGCCTGCAGACAGCCCACGGGATCCCGACCACCATCTGTGGGATTTCCGGTTCCATGGAGAACCGATCTTCGCTTTTGGCAACACACCTGCCTATAAACAGCGGAAGACACGGGACCTCGGCAATGCGATGGTGATCGGGTTCCAGCCGCGTAAGATCTTCAAAGGACTGACCGGTACTGAAAAAGGCGGCATCATGTCACGCGAAAAAGTCCGCGAGCGCGTCGAAGCGTGGGATCATCTGCCGAAACATCCGGATATCAGCCATTTTGGCGACCCGGATCATAATGAATGGAAGCAGTTCTTCATCGGTGATGACAGCGAACCGATCCAAGGCAAATGCCCGTTCACCCATAAGGAAATGAAATAA
- a CDS encoding alpha/beta hydrolase produces the protein MKLLKNHWKKIIVGVIALFVLIQLAGGIFFYDLAIKRGPKEFLQNNADLDVADESMDLYLNGDWTSWVADQDFEQLTMTSRDGIELNGYFLPAAKPSGKLVILTHGYLGNAKQMGLFGMFYYQELGYNLFMPDARGHGKSGGTYYGFGWPDRLDLIDWTDLLVGKLGQQTEIVYHGLSMGAATVLMASGEQDLPKQVKAIVADSPYGSVYQLFAYQMDRMFHLPAFPLLDSTSLITKLRAGYFFREASAFRAVRHTDVPILYIHGDSDTFVPLKNALELYNSTASSTELLVVEGANHGESYAKEPELYKEKVEQFLGNLVE, from the coding sequence ATGAAGCTGCTGAAAAACCATTGGAAAAAAATCATCGTCGGGGTCATCGCATTGTTCGTCCTCATCCAGCTGGCGGGCGGCATATTCTTCTATGATCTCGCCATCAAGCGGGGACCGAAAGAATTCCTTCAGAACAACGCCGACCTCGATGTGGCGGATGAATCGATGGATCTCTATCTGAACGGCGACTGGACATCATGGGTGGCGGATCAGGACTTTGAACAGCTGACGATGACGTCCCGCGACGGCATCGAGCTGAACGGGTACTTCCTGCCTGCTGCCAAGCCGTCCGGTAAGCTCGTCATCCTGACGCACGGCTATCTCGGCAACGCCAAACAGATGGGGCTGTTCGGCATGTTCTATTATCAGGAACTCGGCTACAACCTGTTCATGCCGGATGCCAGGGGACACGGCAAAAGCGGTGGGACCTACTACGGATTCGGCTGGCCCGACCGGCTCGATCTCATCGACTGGACGGACCTTCTTGTCGGAAAACTGGGCCAGCAGACGGAAATCGTCTACCACGGCCTGTCGATGGGCGCGGCAACCGTCCTCATGGCAAGCGGGGAACAGGACCTGCCGAAACAAGTGAAAGCGATCGTCGCCGACAGTCCGTACGGCTCGGTCTATCAGCTGTTCGCCTACCAGATGGACCGCATGTTCCATCTGCCGGCGTTTCCGCTGCTCGACAGCACGAGTCTCATCACTAAACTTCGGGCGGGGTACTTCTTCCGGGAAGCGAGCGCCTTCCGGGCGGTCCGGCACACCGACGTGCCGATCCTCTACATCCACGGCGACTCCGACACCTTCGTCCCGCTGAAGAACGCACTGGAGCTGTACAACAGCACCGCCAGCAGTACTGAACTGCTCGTGGTTGAAGGTGCGAACCATGGGGAGTCGTATGCGAAGGAACCGGAACTATATAAGGAGAAGGTGGAACAGTTTTTGGGGAATTTGGTGGAATGA
- a CDS encoding glucose 1-dehydrogenase, translating into MKRLENKVAVVTGAGSGLGREIAELYAREGAKVVIADMNMEGAEETVKTIEAAGGSALAVKTNVTAEEDIQNMIDTAVETFGTLDILVNNAGIMDNMYSAATITDDVWDKVIAINTTGVMRATRKALTIFEEKKSGVIVNMASISAVTGGRGGLAYTASKHAVAGMTKNVASHYAHLNIRCNAIAPASVPTNITNNLVQPDKHGMEQAMKGVPQLSRPGTKEEIANIALFLASDESSYVNGVIMQADNGWSAY; encoded by the coding sequence TTGAAGCGATTGGAGAACAAAGTAGCTGTTGTGACAGGTGCAGGATCCGGTCTTGGCCGGGAGATCGCGGAATTGTACGCGCGGGAAGGTGCGAAAGTGGTCATTGCGGATATGAACATGGAGGGCGCTGAAGAGACCGTAAAAACAATTGAAGCAGCAGGCGGGTCTGCACTTGCGGTGAAGACGAACGTCACGGCGGAAGAGGATATCCAGAACATGATCGATACGGCTGTCGAGACATTCGGCACGCTCGATATCCTCGTCAACAATGCCGGCATTATGGACAACATGTATTCGGCTGCGACGATCACCGATGATGTATGGGACAAAGTCATCGCCATCAACACGACAGGCGTCATGCGGGCGACGCGCAAAGCGCTGACCATCTTCGAAGAGAAGAAATCGGGCGTCATCGTCAACATGGCTTCGATTTCCGCTGTGACCGGCGGACGCGGGGGGCTGGCGTACACGGCATCCAAGCACGCTGTGGCGGGCATGACGAAGAACGTTGCTTCGCATTATGCACACCTCAACATCCGCTGCAACGCGATTGCGCCAGCCTCTGTGCCGACCAATATAACGAACAACCTCGTGCAGCCGGACAAGCATGGTATGGAGCAGGCGATGAAAGGCGTTCCTCAGCTGAGCCGTCCGGGTACAAAGGAAGAGATTGCAAACATTGCGCTGTTCCTCGCATCAGACGAGTCTTCCTATGTCAATGGCGTCATCATGCAGGCGGACAACGGCTGGTCCGCGTACTGA
- a CDS encoding MarR family winged helix-turn-helix transcriptional regulator has product MHLAHQFFRSYIKLYRPVVNQVNKLLARYDLHTAQWTVLSLLSREGEMTSAEIAEYQMIEKPSVAKNVKRLHELGHLDVTPGEDKREKRLKLSGDGETLVQEILSELQPLYDELLAGIPKEDIERAVGLLDETYANLMN; this is encoded by the coding sequence TTGCATCTGGCACATCAGTTTTTCAGAAGCTACATCAAGCTGTACCGGCCGGTCGTCAATCAGGTCAACAAGCTGCTGGCCCGCTACGATCTCCATACTGCCCAATGGACTGTGCTCAGTCTGCTGTCCAGGGAAGGGGAGATGACGTCGGCGGAAATTGCGGAGTACCAGATGATCGAAAAGCCGTCTGTTGCAAAAAACGTCAAACGGCTCCATGAACTCGGGCATCTCGACGTGACGCCGGGTGAGGACAAACGGGAGAAACGGCTGAAATTATCCGGGGATGGGGAGACTCTTGTCCAGGAGATCCTGTCCGAGCTGCAGCCTCTGTACGACGAGCTGCTGGCCGGCATCCCGAAAGAGGACATCGAGCGTGCTGTCGGGCTGCTCGACGAAACATATGCAAATCTTATGAACTAA
- a CDS encoding MFS transporter, translated as MEGKQNLWTKDFIFISIINFFLMLVMYMLMVTMAPYAVDEYGASASMAGLVSGIFIIGTLLARLGTGRVIESVGSRKILLIGMMLSVIAVGLYFTATNLVLLMIIRFIHGMGLGIASTATGTMIAQIIPPMRRGEGIGYFSMSTVLATAIGPFVGIYLSQHVEFKWLFAFALGLGIIGLFMFFFVERRPEEEGHEVVEDENAPKGIANYIEKRAIPIGIITLLAGVGYSGVLSFLSFFAKEANLVNAASFFFLVYALAILVSRPFSGKLLDRKGGTFVVLPSLVLFAVGLFVLSGTTSGIVLLIAGAIIGLGFGNFQSCAQAIALIGVPIKRIGIATSTFYIFLDFGFGFGPYFLGGIATSYGYRDLYLVLAGLIVVALVLYLLIARKKRPALQPE; from the coding sequence ATGGAAGGAAAACAAAATCTCTGGACGAAGGACTTCATCTTTATATCCATCATCAACTTTTTCCTCATGCTCGTCATGTACATGCTCATGGTGACCATGGCGCCGTATGCGGTCGATGAATACGGCGCGTCCGCCAGCATGGCCGGACTCGTCTCGGGAATTTTCATCATCGGGACGCTGCTGGCACGTCTCGGCACGGGACGGGTCATCGAAAGCGTCGGCAGCCGGAAGATCCTGCTGATCGGCATGATGCTGTCGGTAATTGCGGTAGGTCTTTACTTCACGGCCACCAACCTCGTGCTGCTCATGATCATCCGCTTCATCCACGGGATGGGACTCGGGATTGCGTCGACGGCGACCGGTACGATGATTGCGCAGATCATCCCTCCGATGCGGAGAGGTGAGGGGATCGGCTATTTCAGTATGAGTACGGTGCTCGCGACAGCGATCGGGCCGTTCGTCGGCATCTACCTGAGCCAGCATGTCGAGTTCAAATGGCTGTTCGCCTTCGCGCTCGGTCTCGGCATCATCGGTCTGTTCATGTTCTTCTTTGTGGAAAGACGTCCGGAAGAAGAAGGCCATGAAGTGGTCGAGGATGAAAACGCGCCGAAAGGCATTGCGAACTATATCGAAAAACGCGCCATTCCGATCGGCATCATCACGCTGCTGGCCGGTGTCGGATATTCGGGCGTCCTGTCGTTCCTGTCATTTTTCGCGAAAGAGGCGAACCTGGTGAACGCGGCCAGCTTCTTCTTCCTCGTGTATGCACTGGCTATCCTCGTCTCCCGTCCGTTCTCCGGCAAACTGCTGGACCGGAAAGGCGGTACGTTCGTCGTCCTGCCGTCCCTCGTTCTGTTTGCTGTCGGTCTGTTCGTCCTGAGCGGGACGACGAGCGGGATTGTCCTGCTGATTGCCGGTGCCATCATCGGCTTAGGGTTCGGGAACTTCCAATCGTGTGCACAGGCGATTGCACTGATTGGGGTGCCGATTAAACGGATCGGAATCGCGACCTCGACGTTCTACATCTTCCTCGATTTCGGATTTGGTTTCGGACCGTACTTCCTCGGCGGCATCGCGACGTCTTACGGGTACCGGGATCTCTACCTGGTACTGGCCGGTCTGATTGTTGTGGCCCTTGTGCTGTATCTGCTGATCGCCCGGAAGAAACGTCCGGCCCTGCAGCCGGAATAA
- a CDS encoding DUF2500 domain-containing protein, with translation MMGMAPFETAAFNIVPVLVGIVFVIVIGVILFVAVKNISEWNTNNQSPRMTVAAHAKTKRTEVSGGGHDTMSHTYYYVTFEFESGDRQEFSVDGRQYGQIAEGDIGHLTFQGTRFLAFDRSPA, from the coding sequence ATGATGGGCATGGCCCCGTTTGAAACAGCAGCTTTCAACATAGTACCCGTGCTGGTTGGCATAGTCTTTGTCATTGTTATAGGAGTTATCCTCTTTGTCGCTGTGAAAAACATCAGTGAATGGAATACGAACAATCAGTCACCCCGGATGACAGTGGCTGCGCATGCGAAGACGAAGCGGACCGAGGTTTCCGGAGGCGGACATGATACCATGTCCCACACGTATTACTATGTAACGTTCGAATTCGAAAGCGGCGACCGGCAGGAATTCAGCGTCGACGGCAGGCAATATGGGCAGATTGCGGAAGGTGACATCGGTCATCTCACATTCCAGGGCACACGGTTCCTTGCGTTCGACCGCTCCCCTGCCTGA
- a CDS encoding amino acid ABC transporter substrate-binding protein has protein sequence MNFKKMKMLLAGAGIIAVLAGCGAQKDAAGDSDELVIGVDDKFAPMGFRDENNELTGFDIDYAKAAAEHMGMKAKFQPIDWKAKETELSSGRIDLIWNGYTITDERKKKVLFTKPYLSNAQVVAVLKDSDIQSLADLEGKTVGLQALSSASDALEANPIADKVKNKTEFADNVLALSDLKSKRVDAVIIDEVVIDYYMSKEEGTFQVLDETLAPEEYGVGVKKGNEELLEKLQKALDTMNDDGTAAKISETWFGENKVLD, from the coding sequence ATGAATTTCAAGAAGATGAAAATGCTGCTGGCAGGCGCCGGGATCATAGCCGTCCTTGCAGGATGCGGGGCACAGAAGGATGCGGCAGGAGATAGCGATGAGCTGGTGATCGGCGTCGACGACAAGTTCGCACCGATGGGGTTCCGGGATGAGAACAACGAACTGACCGGATTCGATATCGACTATGCGAAAGCGGCTGCCGAGCACATGGGCATGAAGGCGAAATTCCAGCCGATCGACTGGAAAGCGAAAGAGACCGAGCTGAGCAGCGGCCGCATCGACCTCATCTGGAACGGTTATACGATCACCGATGAACGGAAGAAGAAAGTGCTGTTCACCAAACCCTATTTGAGCAACGCGCAAGTCGTCGCCGTGCTGAAAGACTCCGACATCCAGTCGCTCGCCGATCTGGAAGGGAAGACTGTCGGGCTGCAGGCACTGTCTTCGGCGTCCGATGCGCTCGAAGCGAATCCGATCGCCGACAAAGTGAAGAACAAGACGGAGTTCGCGGATAACGTCCTCGCCCTGTCCGATCTGAAGAGCAAGCGGGTGGATGCGGTCATCATCGATGAAGTCGTCATCGATTACTATATGTCGAAAGAAGAAGGAACGTTCCAAGTGCTCGATGAAACACTCGCTCCTGAAGAATACGGGGTCGGTGTGAAGAAAGGGAACGAGGAACTGCTCGAGAAGCTGCAGAAAGCGCTCGATACGATGAACGACGACGGCACGGCCGCCAAAATTTCCGAAACGTGGTTCGGGGAGAACAAAGTCCTGGACTGA